In the SAR202 cluster bacterium genome, AGCTCTAGCACCTGGTGGACCACGCCGCGAACGTCTATGTACTTCTTCTCAGGCTCATGGCGGCGCGCGAAGGAAAGCAGGTTCTGTACTATGCGCGCGGCGCGCTGGGCGCTTGTGTAGATTTTGCGTACGTCCTCCTTCGTCTGCGCGGGCAGGTCCTCGTGCATGAGAAGCTCCGAGAAGCCCATGACGCCGGTAAGGGGGTTGTTAAGCTCGTGGGCGACGCCGGCGGCGAGCTCGCCGATGGAGACGAGCCGGCTGGTCTCCTGGAGGCGCTTTTCGGTATCCTTGCGCTCGGTAATGTCCTGCTTGATCGCAATGAAGTGGGTGATCTCCCCTGCAGGGCTCTTCACCGGCGTGATCGTCTGGAATTCCGTGTAAAGAGTCCCATCCTTGCGCCTGTTGATTACCTCGCCCTCCCAGTTCTGGCCGGACTTGATCGCCTTCCACAGGCGGGCGTAGTAATCGTCGTCTTGTTTGCCGGACTTTAGCAGTCGCAGCGTGTTACCGATCACCTCATCACGCGAGTAGCCGGTCATCTTGCTGAACGCTCCGTTAGTCCAGACCACGATGCCTTCCGTGTCAGTAATGACGATGCCGTTCGCGGCGGCTGCGAGAGCGCTGGACTGCAGGTGAAGCTGGGCCTCGCTCCTGTCCAGTGCGGCCTCTGCCTTTTTTCGCTCTGTAATGTCTTCGAGCAGCGCCACGCAGCGGAACTCGGGGTCTGAGTGAGGCATGGCGGAAACGTTCATGTGCACCCACACAAGTCCGCCGTCCTTGCGAATGTATCGCTTCTCCATCCCGTAGTGGGGCAGATTGCCCGCGACGAGCCGCTCGAACAGCCCCAGGTTTCTGGGCACGTCGTCAGGGTGCGTAATCTCCCGGAAGCGTAACGAGCGGAGTTCTTCTTCCGTGTAGCCGAGCATTCGTGTGAATGAGTCGTTGGCCTGGGTGAAGACACCCTGGGCATCGACGATGCAGATGCCGAGGGGAGAGGACTCATAGATTGTGCGGAAGCGTCGCTCGCTTGTGCGCAGGGCAACCTGAGCGCGCATCTGGTCTGTAACGTCGCGGAGCATGGAGAGGGTGGCCACCTGGCCGCGGTATGTAATGCCGACCGCTGTAGCCTGGACGGTGCGGATGTCTTTGTCCGCCCGCTGTATGCGGAAGTCGAACATGCCGGGAGGCATGTCGCCGCGCCTGCGGGCCATTGTGCGGTCCTTCACGTCTTCGCGGTCCTCGGGGACAACAAAGGAATATAGGGGCGCCGCAAGAGCCTGGACCCTGTCGGTGAATCCCATAAGCCTCAGGAATGCAGCGTTGACGAATATCCTTTCCGTGTCTGTTGTTATGACGATGGCGTCGTGTGCGTTCTCGACGACAGCGCGGTAGAGCGCTTCGCTCTCCTCAATAGCCTTCTGTTGCGAGAGCAGGCGTTTCTGGTTGCGCCCGATGGTCCTGTCCGCCCGGAGCACGATCAGGAACAGGAGGGTGAACAGGACGGCCCCCATGCTGAAAGAGCCGACGATGGCGAAGACACGGCTGGTCTGGCGGGCGTCCGCGAGCGCTGCAGTGACATCCTGATCGATCTCCAGCCCTCCCAGTGTCGCGCCTTCCACCGGTGCGTTGAGCGGCACATCCCGGATGGGGTGGTAGGTGCGAACAACGTCCATTCGCTGTCCGCCCACGTCGCCGCTCATCAGGGTCCCTGTGAGGAGGCGGGAGAGAATAACGTGCTGGTCTATCGCGTCCTGGAGCTCAAATCGGCTGTCTTCGCTCGCAACTGCAACGGACCTGGGGCTGTTCCAGATCACGTCGCCCCGTGGATCGCGGAG is a window encoding:
- a CDS encoding PAS domain S-box protein — its product is MAEFYDSVFGLGVVSMRLRDPRGDVIWNSPRSVAVASEDSRFELQDAIDQHVILSRLLTGTLMSGDVGGQRMDVVRTYHPIRDVPLNAPVEGATLGGLEIDQDVTAALADARQTSRVFAIVGSFSMGAVLFTLLFLIVLRADRTIGRNQKRLLSQQKAIEESEALYRAVVENAHDAIVITTDTERIFVNAAFLRLMGFTDRVQALAAPLYSFVVPEDREDVKDRTMARRRGDMPPGMFDFRIQRADKDIRTVQATAVGITYRGQVATLSMLRDVTDQMRAQVALRTSERRFRTIYESSPLGICIVDAQGVFTQANDSFTRMLGYTEEELRSLRFREITHPDDVPRNLGLFERLVAGNLPHYGMEKRYIRKDGGLVWVHMNVSAMPHSDPEFRCVALLEDITERKKAEAALDRSEAQLHLQSSALAAAANGIVITDTEGIVVWTNGAFSKMTGYSRDEVIGNTLRLLKSGKQDDDYYARLWKAIKSGQNWEGEVINRRKDGTLYTEFQTITPVKSPAGEITHFIAIKQDITERKDTEKRLQETSRLVSIGELAAGVAHELNNPLTGVMGFSELLMHEDLPAQTKEDVRKIYTSAQRAARIVQNLLSFARRHEPEKKYIDVRGVVHQVLELKAYDLKSGKVKVTTDMPDGLPPTMADQHQLVQVVLNIVSNAEQAILSSRGTGNILVSTSTHAGRIRISIKDDGPGIPQQLLGRIFDPFFTTKEVGKGTGLGLSICYGIVRQHNGDLTVESVPGQGATFNIDLPIIDQSGQPAAAEVSAVVEMRGHKRILVIDDEGTIRELVNRMLTLERFEVDVADSGEQGLMKVHGRRYDGILLDMKMPGMTGQQVYRHIREYDQALSRRVVFMTGDTLSPDTKDFITASRNPAISKPFSRETLLAAISSTASEEPAAGR